Part of the Apostichopus japonicus isolate 1M-3 chromosome 13, ASM3797524v1, whole genome shotgun sequence genome is shown below.
GAATAGCGTTATTGAGGTTGTTAGCTAAAATTTAAGACTACTAAAAAGTCATGCTGCTCATTGAAATCCATATCGTACTTTGATTTGCGTCCAACGATCTCAATCACGAAAACGCCATGACTGAAAgcaaccaagggcggcggaaccgggggggcacagggggcacgtgccccccacttttcctcaggttaaaaatgtgccctttttctacataaaatttGAGGtatctcaagttagcaagaggccagggaaccagaatgaacactcgggaagggccgtttccggccatctgaggggtttgtaaaaccaaaaatttcttgtacgctccgcgccaaccgatggtggcgctccgctcagatagtccaggtgcgtatccagggggggcgttgggggcgcgcgccccccgggtaaggaaaagaggagagaaaaaaaagagaagaaaaaagggaaaaggaggggaaaaaagaaaaggaggagaggaaggaagggaaaagaaaaagaaaaaagagagaaaaaggagaaaaggagggagtagaagatagccaagacctcgggaagagaaagatccctattatatacacagggtagccagtgacagatcaaggattacggagggggtgtgcgcctcaccctaccccttaccccgacaactccatttttgacgtttccgtttttcctctctcactaatgtacttgaactcgaccgagtggtcggggaacataacgcatttcgggaaggggacgaccgcccccccccccgagcaaatttctttatgacatcgctagtaatttcaaaatagacaatgcttagatgcaacttacaaggcctgggaagtgtcatttccagcgatctgggaggcattttcggccaaaatttttcttgtacgcttcgcgccaactcatagtttgcctacaggcttcgccctcccttggcaattactcgctacacgcctgttcgaatttgtaaagcaaagagcagatataacatcatatcaatgagcattgaaatgcatgttccacgatgaacagccttaAAAACTgccaatgtgtgtagtcaaaggcgtaggagccagattggatttgggggctgtaatgacttgcccgaaaaaaaggcaaaatttttcgcgcgcaaggcgcgcattcaacatgtcgatgccaatatcatataggcaagatcggtcattacatcaaatggcatcgtgtaccgcacggtccgtcaaagttgcacagtataccgccggatgctaatgtaaacaaccaaatgtcttatgtagatggagaaaaaccatacagatccatttatgtcaaaactctcttttacagtagtaatgtcggccaagcttacaactttattttaattaccaaggagatcattttaagctattcattgctatttatttttctttcagtaggtgcccgaaaaaatgggaaaacaattggggggggggggctgaagcccccgcctcctacgggacctacgcctatgagtgaagtgttcggtttcgatatacatgatatcggaaatatctgctatttttctgttccttcaaccaagttttgtaaaagccattataagaggttgcaatatttggaCACCAATAAATTGACTGTgtcgaaattttcgaaaatttcctcaccaacattcttcatcatactttcctctactcgttcaattttgacctgtctgttaggggttcaaggaggtttttctatattggttgtctatagattgaatttttttgcaacactatgggtatgttttcaagtgattttattcacgagaaaagtgaattttcaaattctcaacaagtaatgggcttaaaaccttgaaaagtggggctttcggatattgtgggccgtgacgtagaataacctacaaaagcaatgatccataggacatgcaatcaggtcgaacatgatgtgtgactgctGACAATCTTCAagaaggttatggatggaaaaaacttttgggaaatacttggttctcaggcaaaagtgtacatctggttgctcattttcaagcccgagaagtgccatttccggtgatctggggggtatcaaaaccagaaattttcttgtacgctccgcgccaacctatggtggcgctccgcttagatagtaattcgcgccccccgggttagaaaatcctggatacgcgcctgtagtcgtacatacaactttgcaaatcctggctacgcccctgactttttaATGAGTTTCTGTGGgccaaactcaaagctatttcgaatggaaacaatttgttaagatattaacaagaaataaactctaattcggaagattcctacattagcaacttgcatgatttcacctcattttgtctcaaaagaaaacttattccttgtttcccaatttgcacattggatattgcagtgctagtatgcatattttccttcaaggggggggggggcgggtgggcgttgatggagtgatgtgtatacgtaaataagataatacaataagagttataaagggtactaaatataaggctgcatcagtccaatcgaatttctgcaaagtgccctttgatgtcggtgccccccccccccagattaaaagtgcttccgccgcccttgaaagcaacgtgtgtaggcctatctTTGAATGAAGCGCGGCCAGAggcttgatgacgtcatcgtcaAGTCATATATTATACCACTACGTTTGGACTGTTACCACGGACAAGCGAAATCGACAAATTACATTATAAATCAGGCTATGCTGGAATATGATCGCAAACAGACATAATTTCGGACATTCACCCTATAAAGTCGCGCATGTCCGACCTTGAAGTCTCCCGACCCTAACAGATCGACTTGAACCTATCACGTGTCTAAAAACACATAGGAAATGCCACGTGTTTCTTATCATACCTTATATGTCacattatttccttttttacaGTTTCGTTTGCCGTGTACGCCTTTCTGCCAATCATTACCGTGGATGTCGGGACGCATTGTATTCTCGTGTACCGTAATGTCGAGACGATAACCGGTAACCGCCTCTACCATACCTTTAAAGCTATCATGAATTACTTTATTCCGATAGCAATTTCCGGTTTCTTCTACACCAAGATTTTCTTGACCTTGATGCGCATGGCTCCACCTGGTGAAGTCACTAAGTCATCTTCAGGGACTGCTATGAATTCCAGCCAAAAGATACGGAGGCAACGATTGCGCGGTATCAGATCTGCTGTGCTCGTCTTACTGTTGTTTACAGTCTGTTACCTTCCGACTACCGTCTTGAGTCTTTGGAGGGCATACGATAGCAACTTTCTGGATACAGAATACTATAAGTACCATCTCATCACAGGACTCATATCCCGGATTAATGTCATCGCTAATCCCTTCATTTATTCCCTGTCCGCGGCCTCTTTCAAGAAGCAAATCGCACAGATGTTTGGGTGTTGTTACTGCACGTGTTTGAAACCAAACCGTCGAGAGCAGAGCAACGTAAGCTCTGGTAACTCCCGTGAACATACATTATCGACAGAATGACGACATCATTCGATGGTTAATGTATAGGGCTTTCAAGATAAAGTCATCCGTGGTAAATATCTATCATCCACACGGTGATATTATGACCACACGGTGATATGACCACACATTGTAAATATGTCCACACGGTGATATGACCACACGGTGATATGACCACACGGTGAAATGACCCCACATTGTAAATATGTCCACACGGTGATATCACAACACGGTGATATAACCATACGGTAATATGACCACACGGTAAATATGTCCACACGGTGATATCACAACACGGTGATATGGTGTCACCATGTTATGGTCAGCATTGGCATACGGTCATTTCATACTGAAGAATCTTCGAGATTAATCAATTCTGGGCCACACGGTTTTATATAGTCACCAAAACTGTACTACGGGTACAACAATCCCACGATATGATTTAGGAGTCTTGTTTCACTTTTAGATATTAAACGTGACCTTTAACCTCTTGTTTAACCATGGATGGATGTGCGACAACTTATAGTTGAAGAACCATGGATGGTTCACATTAAGGCAATCTATTTTATGAATAGACATTAACTCACGGTGTTTACCATGGATACTTAGGTATTGCATTCATTTAATGCATATATTATGGCCCTATTTAGCAGTGCTTGATGAAAACAGTTCCACATTGAAAGACGACCAGTCACTTTCAAACAACTGTTTCATTCCTGTTGTATTTGCACAAACTACAAAGTTTCTTTTAGTTAATGAAACTCAATGATTGTGTTTTTGACAGGTCTGGATATATTTAAAGCTATACTgagtccacccccccccccccaccacaaaGAAAATCTAGTATTATTGTGTAAAATATGTAtgtaaaagataaaaacaactaataaataaatatgcacGCTATCTAATTAAATGCACGCTATCTAAGTATATGCAAGCTATCTAAGTATAATATGCACCCGACGTTCTTTTTTTCACGGATCACGTCGCAATGTCGTGTTGGGTCAGACTGAGCATCAGTATAGATAAGGACCGGGTATCACTGTTCACCAAAAGTGCGAAGAGATCACCACATATACATTTCATGTTACATGTTTAACATTAGCCTTAGTGTAGGTCATACCAATGAACTTGCCTGTATATAAACACTATTTTACTTTGTACAAATAGCACAGCCTCGTTATAATATTGTTATCGTCGGCAAGTTTAGGCTCGTATATAGTCTAGTTAATCAGTCAGTGCACTCGAAATATAGGTCTAATGTCTTGGGCTGTGCCTTCATATTGTATTGAATTTGAGTCGAAACAACCTAcattatattgaataaatatatttgtttagtGTACGTATAACTTGCGTCAGTGTTCTATTTACTCATAGGCTATAtactattataaaaataatgaatggttatgagtgcaatagtgcaaatatttcatgagttgaaagatggaatgttccattcaacgaggcgcagtcgagttgaatggaacaaattacatctttcaacgaatgaaatatttgcactattgcacgaatggaaaccattcattatttgttttatacaacaccttcaaatttggatataattggataaaatgcactcatgcaacagattgttttgaacagacaggtttctctgctctcttaccattgaaaaaagtgctatcaaaaaagtataacacatggttctatttcatagagtgcaatagagcggattttgcatgcaatcaacgagcaattgaccaatcaaatggccggaatataattaggtgttgtataacaGTGTATAATGCCGTGCAGCAGTCACATAAGCAGAGCGAACATTTTTGTggaaataagaagaagaaagaagtaGATTGGTTGATTTGGACAGGATCAATACATCACTACAATACACAAAACATTCTGTACGGTTAAACTTCTCCcatttaaatatgattttttaaacttatttcTATATTTGTTTATAACATTTGTTTGGTATTAAAAATCCCATCATTAAGGTATACTGACCACTctatatgatgatgatgataataataataataataataataataataataataataataataataataataataataataatagtaataataataataataatagtagtaataataatagtagtaataataataataataaaaataataataccaCCGTTGTCTTACATCTTACACATTTTCACAAACTGGGAGTCATTACCTGATTAGATTCGTTGAAaagaatgatttttttaaagtgCTTGATGGTTTCTTCATGAAACGGAAATGTTCTTTTACATCAAAAATAGAATAAGAAAATACTAAGAATCAACTAATTACTTTCCGATCGAAGGTTATTGAGGGCAATAGCATTTCTATTCATGGTAACCATATGTTACCTGTAATGAACCGCAGCTTGCAGATAAATATCAACACAACCATGACATTTACtcgtttatttatttcaatatttcggAACATTAAGCAAATTAAACCGTCCAATTATCTACAATAACACAAAGAAGAGAAGATGAGGAGGTAGAAGAGGAATataagaagggggggggggggagtaggaggagaaggatgatgatgatgagcagGAGGAGAAGTGACTCTACCGTTTTTTTTACTATGTACTTGAGAAGTAGGTATATTCTCGCCGAATCTCCACTAAAATGAAATTGGTTCAATCATATGATGGACGGATACTTTTGGTTATTACCACATTGTTATTTTCCTTCAAACTATGGCAATGTAGATTTTGAGCAACAAGAGAACCCActcactaccccccccccccccccaacactccGTCTTTTCGTCTGCACTGAATTCAAGCCTCTGCACTCACCAGTCAGCTAGGCTATGCTGCTCTTGACATAAAGTAGATCCAAAATTTGACCCAATTTCCACAACTGTTACACTCACTACACAGTACCGTATGCGTCCATAGGCTTCTACAACCACTGGCAATACACAATGAATCAcacaaatttcctttatttgttAACAAATCTTAAGATTGTCTcttaatttactattttttgTCGTTTTCGCCGACCGAGTATCAGTTTGTATTGGCTCTGTAATAGAGTAAGCCATCAGATCAGGAAACGACCAACAAGATTACGCGACTATTGTCCGTCACTTTTGTAAAATTGAGTTTCAGGTCTTTATCGACTTACAAAGGAATTAAGCGAAAATCCGAAGGTTTATAATAATGAgtttaataatttcatttacGTTATTACATGGTTGCTGAGTACAACTCCGTCCGAGCGTCATGGTTGCTAATGCACAGTAATTCAAGTTTAAATTTACTCACCGTGACGTTGGTTTTTACATCACCGACCTTCGACTATAGGTCAAAAATCAAATTATTTCGCAAGATTTGACCAaagaatatatattaaacaaatgaaacaataacAGACAAGACTGttttttaatcaatttattATAATCCGATGacataaatgttattaatttttaCTTTATGATAGAGCATgctagaaaatatattttatttgttaaatgtACATTGGAAAAATCAAGGATAAAAGATcagcatgccccccccc
Proteins encoded:
- the LOC139979175 gene encoding orexin receptor type 2-like produces the protein MPDFNMNTPSGLEDGTTVGLQHSYYNFFSTSVNHDEATTLQQLPAVISSSAGVFFTRTFAFSVVLVIFNFTALILNGFVIYVVARYRNMRNTVTLCFVNLAITDIALVVFSMSSSLRRTTGFDLQAITGCVVPVYLHGVTVVCTGLTMSFLAYDRYQVVSQPFKAIKDRTGRKLMLCFLAIWMVSFAVYAFLPIITVDVGTHCILVYRNVETITGNRLYHTFKAIMNYFIPIAISGFFYTKIFLTLMRMAPPGEVTKSSSGTAMNSSQKIRRQRLRGIRSAVLVLLLFTVCYLPTTVLSLWRAYDSNFLDTEYYKYHLITGLISRINVIANPFIYSLSAASFKKQIAQMFGCCYCTCLKPNRREQSNVSSGNSREHTLSTE